In the genome of uncultured Celeribacter sp., the window AGCCTGCCCGCGTCGTTCTGCGGGGTCCAGAATGGATGCAGGCCGATCACACGCTTGATCGGTAAAGCGCGCTCCATCAGTGGAAGGCTTTTGCCCCCCTTATGGCACCGATTTCAGAACCGAGCTTGCAATGCTCTGAACGACCTGTTCGCGCAGCATGAGTTGCGCATTTTCGCCAAAGAGATCATCACCAAAGTTCATCGAAAACGTTGCCCGGTTCGCAACGTTGAAAAAGCTCATCGCAGAGATTTGCCAGTGGATCACCAAGGGCGAGACATCTGCGCGGAAGAGGCCTGCCTCGACGCCACGGCGACAAATCCGGTCGAGTTGTTCAATCGCTGCGATATTGGTCGTCGCAAGCGTTTCAATGCGGGACATATGCGTGCCGTCGTGGATGTTTTCGATCATCACGAGGCGGATGAAATCCGGGTTCTGGCGATGGTGATCGAAAGTGAATTCCACCACTTTGCGAAGCGCCTCATCCGGCGGCAGGTGACGAATGTCGAGATTGGCCTCGGCTTCGCGGACTTCGCGGTAAGCCTGATCCAGCACGGCGAGATAGAGGCTCTCCTTGTCGCCGAAATAGTAGAAAATCATCCGCTTCGACGTCTGGGTACGTTCGACGATGGCGCTGATCCGCGCGCCCGACAACCCGTGTGCTGCAAACTCTGCACGCGCCGCATTGAGGATGTCCGCCTTCACAGTTTCCGGGTCCTGTTTCCACGATCGACCTTGTGAACGCGTTTGCGCAGTTTTTTGTTTTGTCTCGCTGACCATGGCTCGCCTCCTCCGTCCCGCCAAAGTTGCACATTTAACCGCAGGGTTCAATTGTCTTGACGTAATTAACCGAGTGGTTCATTTTAACACCAACGAATCGTCAATACCGCCTGGGAGGAGCGTCTTGACCACGCCAAACGCACCCAAAACCACAACAGAGACCCCCAAGGACTCTGTCCTCACCGGCCTGATCGGTCGCGGCATCGCTTTGTCGCGCACGCCCGCCATGCATATGGCCGAGGCCCGCGCCCAAGGCATCAACGGCGTCTACCGCATTCTCGACATGGACGCACCGGAGCGTGCGAACACCTCCCTCAAAGAGCTGATCGAGCAGGCAAAAATCCTGGGCTACGACGGGTTCAACGTCACCTATCCCTATAAAATCGAGGTCATCGAGCACCTTGACGAGCTGTCCGACAACGCCCGCTCTGTCGGCGCCGTGAACACGGTGGTTTTGAAGGACGGCAAGCGCTACGGGCACAACACCGATCTTTGGGGTTTTGCCGAAAGCTTTCGCCGTGGCCTGCCCGACGCCAAACGCGACCATGCGCTTTTGATCGGGGCCGGCGGGGCCGGTGTGGCCGTGGCGCACGCGTTGGCGGATTGCGGCGTGAAGCTGCTGTCGATCACCGACATAGACCCCGCGCGCGCCGAAAGCCTCGCCGCGCAGGTCCGCGCCAATCGCCCGGACTGCACGACCCGCACCGTGACCGATGTGGCTGCCCTTGTGAACGAAGATCGTCCCGACGGCATCGTCAACACCACCCCCGTGGGCATGGCGAAACTGCCCGGCACCTCTTTTCCGGTCGACCTGATCGATCCTGAGATGTGGGTCGCGGACATCGTCTATTTCCCGCTGGAAACCGAATTGCTGCGCGCCGCGCGGGCCAAGGGCTGCGCCGTGCTGCCCGGCTCCGGCATGGCTGTGTTTCAGGCGGTTCGCGCCTTTGAGCTTTTCACCGGCCTGCCCGCCAGCCCGGAGCGGATGAAAGCCCGCTTCGATGCCTTTGACGAGACCCCGCAAACGCAGGCGAGTTAAACAGGCGGGCGAACGACACGCACACGACAGATACGCAAATGGGAGGAACACTATGCGTTTTGAACTGAAAACCCTCACCGCCGCCGCGGCGCTCACGCTCGGCATGGGTGCCATGGCCAGCGCGGAAACCATCCGCATCGCCCACGTCGATCCGGACGAATGGACCGGCTCGAAAAAAGGCGCCGCTGCTCAGATTTTCAAGAACATCGTCGAAGGTGAAACCGATCTTGAGGTCGAGATCTTCCCGGCAGGCGCCCTTGGCAACGAAGACGAGCTGATCGGTCAGGCCCAAGAAGGCCTGTTGCAAATGGCCATCGTGTCCGGCGCCATGTCGAAAGCCTGCCCGGCGGCCTCCGTGCTCGACATCCCCTACACCTTTGCCTCCGCGACCGTCGCCTGGGACGTGCTCGACGGTGAGTTCGGCGACAACCTCGCCCAGCACTGCCTCGACCAAACCGGTCTGCGCACGCTGGCGTACGGTGAAACCGGTTTCCGCAACTTCACCAACGGCACCCGCGAAATTCGCAGCCCCGAGGATATGGAAGGCCTGAAATTCCGCGTTCAGCCGATCCCGCTCTACGTCGAAATGGTCAAAGGTCTGGGCGGTGAGCCGACTCCGATCGCATGGACCGAACTGCCGAACGCGCTCTCCACGGGTGTGGTCGACGGTCAGGAAAACCCGGTCGGCGTGATCTACAACAACGGTCTGCACAAGCTTCAGAAATACATGACGCTCGACGGCCACGTTTACGCCGCCGACTTCATCGTGATCGACGATGCGTTCTTTGGCGATCTCTCGGCCTCCGAGCAGGAAGTCGTCGCGAAAGCCGCGCGCATCGCGGGCAACATGGGCCGTTCGATCCAACAATGGAACACCGCAGAAGGCGTCAAGAAGGTTCAGGAAGAAGGCATGGAAGTCTACTCCCCGACCGCCGACGAAATCGCCGCTTTCGCCGAGAAAGCACAGCCTGCCGTGGTGGAATATCTCCGTGGCGAGCTGGGCGACGATGCCGTCTGGATCGACAACCTGCAGGCCGCTGTGGCCGCCGCGAACGAGTGATCCTTCATCCGGACCACGACACGTAACTGACGGCGGACCGGCGCGAAATGTGCCGGTCCAACGCCGTAAAGAGGGGGCTCCATGCACCGTTTCAACGCCATTATCCGACGGGTGTTCGCCTTTGGCTCCGGCCTGTCCATGGCGCTCGTCTTCGCGATCATCTTCGTGAACTCGCTGCGCCGCTACATCGTCGGGCAATCCGTGCCCTGGGGTGAGGAGCTTCCGATTTACCTGACCATTTATGGCGTGATGTTCGGCATCGCCTGGGCCTATAGCGTCGACCAGCACATCCGCTTTACAATCCTTGTCGACATGATCAAACGCCGGACCCGCGAAAAGCTCTATCTTGCGGTGGATGTGGTCACCATGATCTCCGGGCTGTGCCTCGCCTACTCCGGGCATATGTTCGCGATGCGTCGCGGCAATCTGGCCTCTTCGGGTCTGAAATCCACCGCCGACAGCCTTGCGCAATCGACCGGCATCGAGGCGCTCACCTGGATAGGCAAGGTCGGCACCTGGCAATATGCCATGGCCGTCGGCGGCGTGCTTTTGGCGCTTGCGGCCTTTGGGAAATTTTTTGAGCGTTATGACGCTTTGAAAGGGGTGCAGAGATGATCTACGCCGTTTTGATCCTTGCGCTGATCGCCGGTGTGCCGATCGCGTTTTCGATCCTCGCCGCGCTGTTTTCTTTCATGGCGACGCAGGACAACCCCTATGTCATGCGCATCGTCGCCACCGAGATGTTCAAAAGCCTGAACTCTTTCCCGCTTCTCGCCATCCCGCTGTTCGTTCTGGCGGGCGAAATGATGAACGAGTCCGGCATCACGGGCCGTATCATCGCCTTCGCCAACGTCCTTGTTGGACGGATGCGCGCAGGGTTGGCTTTGGTGAACATCTGGGCCTCTGTGATCTTTGCCGGGCTGTCCGGTTCTGCCGTGGCCGATACTTCCGCGATTGGCCGCGTGTTCATCCCCGAGATGGAAAAACACGGCTACAAACGCGATTTCGCCGCCGCCTTGACCGCCGCCTCTTCGGTGATCGGGCCGATAATTCCGCCCTCGATCCCGGTGATCATCTATGCGCTGATCGTCTCCGGCGTCTCTGTGCCCGCGCTCTTCATGGCGGGTGTGATCCCCGGTATTCTGCTGGCCGTGTTCCTGTCGGCCTATGTGATGCTGACGGTCAAAATCGACCACGGCGATCAGTCCAGCGATCTGGTGACGCAACCTGCGGGTCAGGCCCTGATAGGCGGCATCCTTCCGCTGTTGATGCCGGTCTTTGTGGTGGGCTCGATCCTCTTGGGCATCGTGACGCCGACTGAGGCCGCCAGCTTTGCGGTCGCCTATGCGCTGTTTCTGGGCCTCTTTGTGTATCGCAAGATCAAGCTCGACCGTCTGCCGACGATCTTCGCCGCCGCCATGCGCGACAGTGCGGTGATCCTTGTGATCATCTCTGCCGTGGGCGCCGGCAACTGGCTTTTGACCTACAACCGCGTGCCGAACATGCTCACCGATTGGGTGCTGTCGAACGTCGATGGTCAGACCGCCTTCCTGATCGCAGTGATCCTGCTGTTCCTCTTCGTGGGTCTCTTCCTCGAAGGCATCGCGGCCATGTTGGTCCTCGTGCCGATCCTGCATCCGATTGCCGTCAGCCTCGGCATCGACCCGGTGCATTTCGGCATCCTCGTGATCTTCAACCTGATGATCGGGTTGATCACGCCGCCGCTGGGCCTCTGCCTATTTGTCGCCGAAGGGGTGGCGCAGGTGGGGATGGCCAAACTCACCCGCGCGATCCTGCCGTTCTTTGCGGTCGAAGTGCTGGTGCTTTTGATCCTCACCTTCGTGCCCGAAACGGTGACCTGGCTGCCGACCGTGCTCGGCTATTGATGAAATACCCCCGGGCCCATCTTGGGCCTGGGGTCTGTCCCATAGGAGTTCCCCGCGATGAAGACCTCGATTGCCACCGTCTCGATTTCCGGCAACTTCCGGGAAAAACTCGATGCCATCGCCAAGGCGGGCTATGACGGCATCGAGATTTTCGAACAGGATTTCATCGCCCATGACGGCGGCCCGCGCGACGTGGCGCGGATGGTGCGCGATCACGGCCTCGACATCCCGCTGTTCCAGCCGTTTCGCGATTTCGAATGCCTGCCGGAGCCGCTCCGGTCCAAAGCCTTTGATCGTGCGAAACGCAAATTCGACGTGATGAACGAGCTGGGGACGGACCTCATCCTGTTCTGTTCCTCCTGCCACCCCGCAAGCCTTGGCGGTATCGACCGCGCGGCGGATGATTTCGCGGAGCTGGGTGAGGTGGCCAAGGCGCATGGCGTCCGTGTCGGTTACGAAGCACTCGCCTGGGGGCGGCATATCAACGATCACCGCGACGCCTGGGAGATCGTGCGTCGCGCCGATCACGACAACATCGGCTTGATCGTCGACAGTTTCCACACGCTGGGACGCAAGCTCGATCCGAATTCGATCCGCTCCATCCCCGGCGACAAGATTTTCTTTGTCCAGCTGGCCGATGCGCCGCTCATCGACATGGACCTGCTCTATTGGTCGCGCCATTTCCGCAACATGCCGGGCGAGGGCGATCTCGACGTCACGGGGTTCATGCGCGCCGTCATGGCGTCGGGCTATGCCGGGCCGATCAGCCTTGAGATTTTCAACGATCAGTTCCGCGGCGGCAATCCCCTGACCATCGCGCAGGACGGCTATCGCTCGCTGATTTCGCTGATGGACGATGTGCGCACGGTGGAGCCGACGATCGCGCTCGACCTGCCGCCGATCCCACCGCGTGTCGGGGTCGACGGCGTGTCTTTCATCGAATTCGCTGCCCGGGGCGAGGATGCGCAGAAGCTTTCGACCCTTCTCAGTTCTCTGGGCTTCGTGCACACCGCGCATCACCGCAACAAGGAAATCGGCCTCTGGCAACAGGGCGACATCCGTATTGTGTTGAACTCCGAAGACAGCGGCCACGCCGCCCATGTCTGGAACGCGCGGGGCCTCAGTGTCTGTGACATCGGGCTCAAGGTCGGCTCGGCCAAGGACACCGTTGCCCGTGCCACCGCCTTGGGGGCCAGCCCCTTTGAGCAACCCATCGGCCCCGGCGAATTGTCGATCCCGGCCATTCGCGGGCTTGAGGGATCGGTTCTGCATTTCATCGACGAGGAAAGCGGGCTGTCGCGGGTCTGGGACGTGGAATTCGTCGCGACCGGCGAGGCGGCGACCGCCGACGCCGGCCTCAAGCGCATCGACCACATCGCCCAGACCATGAGCTATGATAATATGCTCAGCTGGACCCTGTTTTACACCGCGCTTTTCGACATGGACAAATCACCCATGGTGGACGTGATCGACCCTGACGGGCTGGTCCGGTCTCAGGTCGTCGAAAGCGAAGGTCGCGGGTTCTGCGTTTCGCTCAACGGTGCGGAGACGCATCGCACGCTGGCCGGGGATTTCCTCGCGCAAAGCTTCGGCGCCTCGGTGCAGCACATCGCGCTTGCGACCGACGACATCTTTGCCACGGCCGAAGCGTTGAAAGCCTGCGGCTTCGACCCCCTGCCCCTGTCGGACAACTACTATGCCGATCTCGCGGCGCGTTTCGATCTCGCGCCCGGGCTTTTGGAACGTCTGAAAGCCACCAATGTGTTCTACGACGAACTGAACGGAAGCCCCTTTTTCCAGCTCTATTCCCGCAGCTTCGCAGGCGGCATGTTCTTTGAGATCGTGCAGCGCGAGCCGGGCTATGGCGGCTATGGCGCGGCCAATGCGCCCTTCCGGATTGCCGCGCAAAAACGTCTGGCGCGGCCAAAGGGCATGCCCGCGATGAAGGGCTGAAGGCCGCAAAAGCGATGCGCTCGCTGCGAGCCGCGCCTCTTTCGGGCTTTGACCGAACTGACGCCGGAACTGACGGTTGAACAGGGACTGATCAGAGAACCCGCATTTGTAACTGATCTGACCAATGCTTTGTGTCGCGCAACTCGGTAAATTCGCATCTCGGCAGGGTCATCACCATCTGGCGCACCGGGCGCGAACTTTGGTCCCTCTGCGACAAGACCGCCTGCGTCGTTTATATCTGCTGCAAAATGTCGCAATTTGTGCAGCCGGCAGTCGAGAACATCCATCGTTCGCGGGCCGCCGGTACGGAGACCCAAGCAAACGCCAGATCGCCCGTGGCGCATATGTCGCCCGCGCCGTGCGCGAAGGGATGACGGCGCATCCCGGCAATCTCTATCCGACGATGAGGTTTACGTCTTACACCAAGATGTCGGACGCCGACATTGACGCGCTCTACGCCTATATGATGGCGATACCGCCGGTGACCCAGGAGGCGCCTATCTGGTACAGGGCCCGGCGGTGCGCGAGACCCTTCACTAAGACCCGGAAAGAGCCATGCGATTTTCCGCCCCGCCGCTGCGCGTCTGCGCCCTTGCCCTTAGGGTCCTGACCTTCGGGTCGGCCACAGTTGCGCAAGAGATGACCTTAGACCCGGTCGCTGCCGCCGAGATCCAAGGCGACAGCACCGACACGCGTCTGGCGCAGAACACCTGTTTGCAGTGCCACAGTATGGGCGTCGGCCCGGATTTGCGGCTGCAAAAGCTGGATTATGAGGCCCTGCACCACGTCACGCGGCATGGACTGAACGCCATGCCCGCCTTCCGTGAGAGTGAAATCTCTGACGAAGAGCTGCGCCTTGCCGTCGCTCCTAATCGTTGAGGGCAAGTGCGCTTAATCCCGTCTGCGCCGTCAGACCCCCTCTCGGAACCGTGCCATAACGCGGCTTCGCGCCTTACGGACCGCCTTACAAGGGTCATCCCCCTGCCCCAGTGAGACCGCGATGGCGCTGGCAAGCTGACACCCTGTGCCCCGCAAAGAAAAACCGTATCGAGACCCACTGAACGTCTGAAGGCACCCGTTTTCCAGATAGAGCCTGTCTTCGCAGCGATCCCCTTCTTCTGCATGACCTCCTTTCACCAGAACCGCCTTGCACCCGCAGGTCATGAGCGCCTCCACGCATGCGGCCTCATCGGACACATCCTTGAGCCCCAAGCGGGAGGAGAGCATCCGAAGTTCCGGCAAATTGGGTGTCAAAAGCATCGTGCGCGGAAGTAGATCGGCCAGAAGCGCCTCCATGCCGGCACCATCAAGCAAGGCGCGCCCCGAAGACGATGCGAGCACAGGGTCCAGCACCAGCGGGGCAACAGGCAGACTACGCGCCACCGCTTTGACAAGCTGCGCGGACCCGAGCATTCCGATTTTGACCGCATCCACACCTCTGGCCGACGTCACTTGTGCCTGCAGGAGTTCCGGCGACATCATCTGAACCGCACTGACACGCATGTCCGTTTGGGCGGTGACCGCCGTCACAGCGATGGACGCCTCCGCCCCCATGCCCGCGACCGTGGCGATGTCGCGGACCAACCCGGCGCCGCCGCCGGAATCCGTCCCCCCGATCAAGAGCACCCGCACGCTCATGCGCCCACCGCACAGATGACGACCCGCCGATGGCCCTTGTCTTCCAAATCTCTTGCGGCCCGCCAGGCCCGCAAACCGCTGGCGCAGAGGAACACCACACGCCGCTCCGTGGGGGGCGAATGCTGCGCCGGGTCAACGGTTTCCCCGGCCCTCAGATCAACCACAAGGTCATCCTTTTCGATCTCGCGTGAAGAGATGATCTTGGGGAACACTTCGGCGGGTTCAGGCGCGTCCTCAAAGCCGAATTGCGAGACGTGCCATGTTGCGAAATCGACAGACAACAGTCGACCCAGAGGCGAAGGCGCGTGGCCCAAGAGGATCGAGAGCGCCATCTGGGCCTGCAACGCGCCAAGGGTGGCGACGGCTGGCCCCATCACGCCGGAGGTGGCACAGGTCGCGGCCATAGCAGGCGGGTCGGGAAAGACGGCGCGCAGGCTCGGGGCCTGACCACAAAAGCCGCCGACATAGCCCTGCCGCCCAAGAACGGATGCACTCACCAGCGGCTTGGCCGCGCGCAGGCAAAGGTCTGAAAGCGCATAGCTGACGGCAAAACTATCCGCCGCGTCGATCACCAGATCGACGCTGTCGATCTCTGCGCGAGCCGAGACAGGACATAGACGCGCCACTCGCGCCAGCACATGACAGTCAGGGTTGAGCGCCCTCAGATGTCGCGTGGCCACTTGGGCCTTGGACTGGCCAAGATCGCTGATACGGAAAAGTGTCTGGCGATGCAGGTTGTGCTCCTCGACGATGTCAGGGTCGTAAAGGGTGATCTGGCCGACACCGCCCCCCACCAAAAGTGGCAAGAGTGTAGACCCCAAGCCGCCAGCTCCCGCGATCAGCACCTTGGACTTGGCGAGCCGGGCCTGACCTTCGATGCCAACCTCCGGCAGACTCATTTGCCTGTCGTAACGGCTCATTTGACATACTCCCGCGTGGCTTCGATCCATTCTGCGCAGCGTGCCTCAGGGTTCGTGGCCGTGGCTATGTCGGTCACCACGGCGGCACTGTCTGCGCCCGCTTCGAACAGGCCGGGCAGGCGCTCGGGCGTCAACCCACCGATGCCAACCAGCGGAGTGTCTCCGGTCATGGCTTTCCAGCGCCGCACCCGATCCAAGCCTTGCGGTCCCCATTTCATCTGCTTCAGAAGCGTCGGATAGACGGGCCCCAAAGCGACATAGGCGGGGTCATGCGACAGCGCGCGCTCCAATTCCGTCTCGTCATGGGTCGAGAGGCCAAAACGCAGGCCCGCGCGGCGCAAGGCGGCAAAATCGGCGGTGTCCATGTCTTCTTGGCCGAGGTGCACAAAGCGACATTTCAGGTCGAGCGCGGCCTGCCAATAGTCGTTCACCACAAGCCGGGCGCGATGCACCGCACAAAAATCGCGGGCGCGGCGGATTTGACGGCGGACTTCTTCGTCTGGCTGATCCTTGATCCGAAGCTGCACGAGGCGCACCCCCTGCGGCACGAGCAATTCCAACTGACTGACATGACTGACGATGAGATAAAACGGATCAAGCGTCATGCCAAAAGCTCCGCCATGCCGAACACCGGGGTGGAGGCCTCAGCCATATCGCGCCGCGGCATGAGGCCCGCGTCACAGGCCTGTTTTCCGGCGTCGACAGCACGGGAAAATGCCCCGGCCATGGCCACGGGGTCGACGGCCTTGGCCACGGCGGTGTTCAAAAGCACCGCATCGAAGCCCATTTCCATCGCTTGTGCCGCTTGTGACGGCGCGCCGATCCCGGCGTCGATCACCAGAGGCACATCGCGAAAATGCGCGCGCATGGTCCGTAAGCCTTCGATGTTGCGCAGCCCTTGGCCGGAGCCAATCGGCGCGCCCCACGGCATCAACACGCGGCATCCGGCCTCGATCAGTTTTTCGCCGAGGATCAGATCTTCGGTGGTGTAGGGAAAGACCTCGAACCCGTCGGCGCAGAGGATGCGCGCGGCTTCGACCAAGGCAAAGGGATCGGGTTGTAGCGTATCGGCATGGCCGATCACTTCGAGTTTGATCCAGTTGGTCCCAAAGACTTCGCGCGCCATCTGTGCCGTGGTGACCGCTTCGCGGGCGCTGTGACAGCCCGCCGTGTTGGGCAGGATGCGACAGCCGCTGTCTTTGAGAATGTCACGAAACCCCGCGCCGCCTGCGCCCTCGCGACGAAGCGAGACGGTGATCACCTCCGTGCCAGAGGCCGCGATGGCCACCCGCAAGATGTCGGGGGAGGGGTATTGTGCCGTGCCGAGCAGCAGGCGGTTTTTCAACTCGGTGCCGTAGAACATCTCAGCCTCCCTGCATGGGCGAGAGAAGTTCGATCTTCATGCCCGCCGTCAGGTTGACCCTCTCGCGCGCGTCGCGCGGCACGAATTGCCCGTCGACGGCGGAGGCGACAGAGCGCGCCTCATAGTTTTGCTCCGTGATCAGCGCGGCCAGCGTGGGGACGGAGGTCTCTACGGTTTGTCCGTTCAATTCAATGCGCATCGGCGTTCTCCTGTGTCAAAAGCCCGGCCAGATCCATGCCCAGAACGGGGGCCATCAGAAAGCCGTGGCGATACATGCCGTTGATGTGAAATCCCGTGCCGTTGCGGCGCAGGGCCGGGATATTGTCGGGAAAAGACGGGCGCAGCCCTGCGCCGGTCATGATGATTTCGGCCTCGGCAAACGCGGGATGAAGGCTATAGGCCGCCGAGAGCAATTCCATCGCCGCGCGCGCCGTGATCGGGCCGGAGCGATTGGATTCGACCATGGTCGCCCCGATCATGAACCGCCCCTCGCCGCGCGGCACGATGTAACAGGGAAACCGAGGATGCAGCAGGCGCACGGGCCGCGAGAGCGTGACCTCGGGCGTGTAAACCTCAAGCATCTCGCCCCGCACACCGCGCAGATCGGGGAGGGTCTCGGTGGCGGACATACCGCGACAGTCCACGATCCGCCCCTGTGGTGCGCCGTCGCGAAACACGACGCCCTGCGCGAGAAGCCGGTGCTTCAGCCCGGTGAGTGCCGCGTTTGGATCGAGATGGGCTTCGTTCTCGAAATAGAGCCCACGGGCAAAGCGATCCTCGAGATCGGGTTCCAACGCATTGGGCGTGACCCAGCGATGCGCCCGGGTGGCACGGGCGAAGCGGTCGAGTTCCTGCGCATCGCGGGGCGGGGCCACGACCAGCGTGCCGTGTCGGGTCACATCCACATGGGCGGCCCACCACGCGATGGCGGCCTGACCCCGTGTGACAATGATGTCGGGGGCGCTTTCGCCCTCGCAAAACGGCGCAAGCATCCCGCCCGCCAAACGGGAGGCGGGCGCGGGGGCGGTGTCGGGGCATATCACCTCGAGTTCGACCCCCGCGTCCATGAGGGCGGTGGCGGCGCAAAGCCCCGCCACGCCTGATCCAAGGATCGAAATCATTCGGCCGGTTCCGCAGCTTGGCCCTCTGCCGGGATGTAAAGCGCGCCGCCCTCGCGGAATTTTTCCGCCATGGAAGCCATGCCTTCCTGTTTGGCCGCTTCGGCCCGGATGTCGTGAGAAATCCGCATCGAACAGAACTTCGGCCCGCACATGGAACAGAAATGCGCCACCTTATGCGCCTCTTTCGGCATGGTTTCGTCATGCATCTCGCGCGCTGTATCCGGGTCGAGGCCGAGGTTGAACTGATCCTCCCAACGGAACTCGAACCGCGCGCGTGACAAAGCATCGTCGCGCAGTTGCGCCCCCGGATGCCCCTTGGCGAGATCGGCGGCATGGGCGGCGAGTTTGTAGGTGATCACCCCGGTTTTCACGTCGTCGCGGTCCGGCAGGCCAAGGTGTTCCTTCGGCGTCACGTAGCAAAGCATCGCGGTGCCGAACCAACCTATCATCGCCGCGCCGATGGCGGAGGTGATGTGATCGTATCCCGGCGCGATGTCGGTCGTGAGCGGCCCGAGCGTGTAGAACGGGGCCTCGTGGCAGTGCTTCAGTTGTTCGTCCATGTTGGCTTTGATCTTGTGCATCGGCACGTGACCGGGGCCTTCGATCATCACCTGGCAATCCTTGGCCCAGGCGATTTTGGTCAGCTCGCCCAGCGTGCGCAGCTCGGCAAATTGCGCCTCGTCATTGGCATCCGCAATCGAGCCGGGGCGCAGCCCGTCACCCAGAGAAAACGACACATCATAGCGTCGGCAGATGTCGCAAATCTCGTCGAAATGCTCGTAAAGAAAGCTCTCGCGATGATGATGCAGGCACCATTTCGCCATGATCGACCCGCCGCGCGAGACGATGCCGGTGACGCGTTTGGCGGTCATCGGGATCATGTGAAGCCGCACGCCCGCGTGGATGGTGAAATAATCGACACCTTGCTCCGCCTGCTCAATCAGCGTGTCGCGGAACACCTCCCACGTCAGGTCCTCGGCAATGCCGCCGACCTTTTCCAGCGCCTGATAGAGCGGCACGGTCCCGATCGGCACAGGCGCGTTGCGGATGATCCAGTCGCGGATGTTGTGGATGTTCCGCCCCGTCGAGAGATCCATCACCGTGTCGCCACCCCAACGGATCGCCCAGACCATTTTCTCCACCTCTTCCTCCATCGAAGAGGTGACAGCGGAGTTGCCGATGTTGGCGTTGATCTTCACTTTGAAATTGCGCCCGATGATCATCGGCTCCAATTCGCGGTGGTTGATGTTGGCGGGAATGATAGCGCGGCCTTCGGCGATCTCTTTGCGGACGAACTCGGGCGTGACCAGCTCGGGCAGCGTGGCGCCAAAGGCATCGCCATCGGTTGTCGCGCCCGACAGGCGGCCCTCGTTCTCGCGGATCGCGACGAATTCCATCTCCGGCGTGATGATCCCGGCCTTGGCATAGGCGAGCTGGGTCACGGCGCGATCCCCCACGGCACGCAGTGGGGCGCGCTGATGCGGGAAGGCGGGAGTCAGACGTTCGCCGGTGGCAAAACCGTTGTCGGCCTCGGTCACCGCACGGCCTTGATACTCTTCGACATCGCCGCACTGATGTTGCCAACCACCGCGCACATCGGGCAGGCCCTGGGCAATGTCGATCTGGGCGGCGGGGTCGGTGTAGGGGCCGGAGCTGTCATAGACCCGCAGAGGCGCCTCGCCCGTCACCGCGATTTCACGCAGCGGCACGCGCAGTTCGTGAGTTTCACCATGCACATAGATTTTCTGGGACGCCGGCAAAGCGCCGGTGGTGATGGTGGGAATAGTGTCTTTCATTTCGGTCTCCTCAAACGATGAGACCCAAGTGAAACGGGTAGCAGACATGGACCGCCGCCCCTGCGTCCAAACGCAAAAGGGCCATGCGGCCCGAAAGGACCGCCCTCGTGTCAGAGATTGCGGAATTGCCCTTCGGTCTTCCT includes:
- a CDS encoding thiazole synthase, whose product is MFYGTELKNRLLLGTAQYPSPDILRVAIAASGTEVITVSLRREGAGGAGFRDILKDSGCRILPNTAGCHSAREAVTTAQMAREVFGTNWIKLEVIGHADTLQPDPFALVEAARILCADGFEVFPYTTEDLILGEKLIEAGCRVLMPWGAPIGSGQGLRNIEGLRTMRAHFRDVPLVIDAGIGAPSQAAQAMEMGFDAVLLNTAVAKAVDPVAMAGAFSRAVDAGKQACDAGLMPRRDMAEASTPVFGMAELLA
- a CDS encoding HesA/MoeB/ThiF family protein, whose amino-acid sequence is MSRYDRQMSLPEVGIEGQARLAKSKVLIAGAGGLGSTLLPLLVGGGVGQITLYDPDIVEEHNLHRQTLFRISDLGQSKAQVATRHLRALNPDCHVLARVARLCPVSARAEIDSVDLVIDAADSFAVSYALSDLCLRAAKPLVSASVLGRQGYVGGFCGQAPSLRAVFPDPPAMAATCATSGVMGPAVATLGALQAQMALSILLGHAPSPLGRLLSVDFATWHVSQFGFEDAPEPAEVFPKIISSREIEKDDLVVDLRAGETVDPAQHSPPTERRVVFLCASGLRAWRAARDLEDKGHRRVVICAVGA
- a CDS encoding bifunctional hydroxymethylpyrimidine kinase/phosphomethylpyrimidine kinase, with product MSVRVLLIGGTDSGGGAGLVRDIATVAGMGAEASIAVTAVTAQTDMRVSAVQMMSPELLQAQVTSARGVDAVKIGMLGSAQLVKAVARSLPVAPLVLDPVLASSSGRALLDGAGMEALLADLLPRTMLLTPNLPELRMLSSRLGLKDVSDEAACVEALMTCGCKAVLVKGGHAEEGDRCEDRLYLENGCLQTFSGSRYGFSLRGTGCQLASAIAVSLGQGDDPCKAVRKARSRVMARFREGV
- a CDS encoding thiamine phosphate synthase; the protein is MTLDPFYLIVSHVSQLELLVPQGVRLVQLRIKDQPDEEVRRQIRRARDFCAVHRARLVVNDYWQAALDLKCRFVHLGQEDMDTADFAALRRAGLRFGLSTHDETELERALSHDPAYVALGPVYPTLLKQMKWGPQGLDRVRRWKAMTGDTPLVGIGGLTPERLPGLFEAGADSAAVVTDIATATNPEARCAEWIEATREYVK
- a CDS encoding FAD-dependent oxidoreductase produces the protein MISILGSGVAGLCAATALMDAGVELEVICPDTAPAPASRLAGGMLAPFCEGESAPDIIVTRGQAAIAWWAAHVDVTRHGTLVVAPPRDAQELDRFARATRAHRWVTPNALEPDLEDRFARGLYFENEAHLDPNAALTGLKHRLLAQGVVFRDGAPQGRIVDCRGMSATETLPDLRGVRGEMLEVYTPEVTLSRPVRLLHPRFPCYIVPRGEGRFMIGATMVESNRSGPITARAAMELLSAAYSLHPAFAEAEIIMTGAGLRPSFPDNIPALRRNGTGFHINGMYRHGFLMAPVLGMDLAGLLTQENADAH
- the thiS gene encoding sulfur carrier protein ThiS, producing the protein MRIELNGQTVETSVPTLAALITEQNYEARSVASAVDGQFVPRDARERVNLTAGMKIELLSPMQGG
- a CDS encoding cytochrome c; translation: MRFSAPPLRVCALALRVLTFGSATVAQEMTLDPVAAAEIQGDSTDTRLAQNTCLQCHSMGVGPDLRLQKLDYEALHHVTRHGLNAMPAFRESEISDEELRLAVAPNR